CACCCCGCTGATTCAACTCAATCACCGTCGCCAAGGAGCTTTCGACATGCAGCATTCGAGACACTATCCCGCCAACGATTTCGACACCATCGAGTACGAGGCACGCAAGCGCGCTGGAAGAAAGCTCGGCTGGTGCATCCACGCCGCGGTCTACCTGCTGGCCAATCTGGGCCTGATGAGCGTTGCGCTGCACCAAGGAAAACATTGGGCCGTGTTCCCCGCGTTGTTCTGGGGCATAGGTCTGCTCGCTCACGGCGCAAGCGTCTGGCTGCGCACTGCGCGCAGCGCATTCTGGAATCGCATGGTGCAACGCGAGCGCGAACGCCTGCTGCGCGAACAGCAACTCAAACAAGACGGCAACGCATCCACTCCGCACTGAACGGTCAAGCTAACATGCATGTCATGCAGCCCCCTCGCATCCACGTTGCCCCAGCGCTCGTCCCCATGCTTGCCCGCCACGGCGCGGCGACGGTGGCGGTCTGTCTGCTGATCACCTTGGTGCTGACCATGGCAGGCCCCAGCACCTGGGATGTGAACCTGGTGTACTCGCTTGCCATCGGCTTGCTGAGTTGGCTGGTCATCGAATTTGGCCGTCTGCGCTTTGCGCAAAGCGCCGAAGTGCCATGGCCGCACGGCTGGCGCGGGATCGCGGTCGTGTTGGTTGGTGTGCTGATCGGCTTCGGTGTGGGCTCGCTCATCGGGCAAAGCTACCAGCGCCATGCGCAACCGAACACGCAAGCCGACTACTTCGACGTCTGGCTGCTGCCCATGATCATCACCGCAGTCACCAGCACCCTCATGTCGTTTGTGTTCTACGTGATCGGCAAGTCGCGACAGTTGCAGTTGCAGGCCGCGCAGGCAGAAAAGCAAGCCGCCGAAGCGCACCTGGCGATGCTGCAAACGCAGTTGGAGCCACACATGCTGTTCAACACGCTGGCCAATCTGCGCGTGTTGATTGCCTCCGATCCCGAGCGCGCACAAACGATGCTCGACCACCTCATCGACTACCTGCGCGCCACGCTGGGCAATTCGCGCAACACAGAGCACGCGCTGCGCGACGAGTTTGCGCGTCTGCACGACTACCTCACGCTCATGCAGATCCGCATGGGCAAGCGGCTGACGTTCACACTGAATCTGCCTGACGCGCTGGCCGACATGCAAGTGCCGCCCATGCTGCTGCAGCCGCTGGTGGAGAACAGCATTCGCCATGGTCTGGAGTCGCAAATCCAAGGCGGAGACATTCAGGTGAGCGCACGCGAGATCAACGATGCTCAACTCGCTTTTGTGGAACTGACGGTCACCGACACCGGCTGCGGCATCTCGCCTCAAGCATCGATCCCGACGCCTGCCTCGTCAGAACGCTTCGGCACCACCCAAGTCCGCGAACGACTGACCACACGCTACGGGCAAGCCGCCAGATTCGAGCTGACATCCCGAGCGCCCGAGCCCGGAACGCTTGCGCGCATCGTCTTTCCCTTGAGTCGATCATGAGTCCATCCACTTCATCCGCACCGCGCGCATTGATTGCAGAAGACGAACCCTTGCTCGCCCAAAGCCTCCAACAGTCTCTGGCAAAGGCATGGCCCGAACTGCAAGTGGCAGGTATCGCCGAAGACGGCCTCAGCGCCGTGCAGATGGCGTTGAACATCAGGCCGGATGTGCTGCTTCTCGACATCCGCATGCCCGGCCAAAGCGGGCTTGATGCAGCTGCCGAAATCGCTGATGCATGGCCCGACCACACGCCCTTCCCCGCCATCGTCTTCGTCACCGCATACGACCAATACGCTGTACAGGCGTTTGAGGCGCAGGCCATGGACTACCTGCTCAAACCCGTCCAGCCAGCGCGACTGGCGCAGACCGTTCAGCGACTGCGTGCATGGTGGCAAACAAGGCAGAGCCATCAAACCACGGACCTGCTTGAACAGACGCTCCAGCAATTGCGGAAACTGCAAGGGCTGCCATCACCAACCCAACCAGTCAGCGCGCCGATTCGGATTCTTCAAGCCAGCGTCGGCAATCAACTGCATATGGTGCCGGTGCAGGACGTTGTCTATTTCGAGGCAGCCGACAAATACGTGCGCGTGCTCACCGCGAGCCATGAATACCTGCTGCGCACGCCGCTCAAGGAGCTGATTCCGCAGCTCGATGAACAGCGCTTCTGGCAAATCCATCGCGGCACCGTGGTGCGCGCTGCCAGCGTCGCGCAAGCCCAGCGCGACGAATCAGGCAAGCTCACATTGCTGCTGCGCGAGCGTCCTGAAAAATTGGCCGTAAGCCGTCTCTACGCCACACGCTTCAAGGCGATGTGAGCGTGAGCGTATCGTCCCAATCGACGCCATCCATCGCGTCCCAATGCGTGACGATCACGCAGCGCTTGGCCTCGCCAAAGCGCTCCATCTGGTCTTCGATGGTGAACTCGTTGAGCGTCTCCTGCACATAGCGCATGGAGGGTTTGTCGAGCGCCGCCAACGGCTCATCGATCAGCGTCAACGCCGTACCGCTGGCCCATGCCGCCGCCATCCAGAGCTTGCGCAGCGAGCCGGTGGACAGCGCCAGCAGCGGCTTGTGCATGTGTTCATCGAGCGCAAAGCCTTCCACATGGCGCTCGAAATCTGCATCGAGCCACTGCGGGTAATCCTTGGCGCAGCGGGCAATCCAGTCGCGGCAGGTCATCCTCAAATCCGCCTCGCTCAACTCGGTGCGCGGGTGCTGCCAGAACAGATCGCTCGGCTGCACCTTGCCACTCGCGTCGAGCAGATATTCGATACGACCAGCGCGCGACTTCAAGGCATCGGCCAGCGTGCACAGCAGCGCCGTCTTGCCCACGCCTTCATCGCCCCGCACCAGATGCAATCCGGCATGCCATTCGTGATCCGCGCAGATCAGTTCAGGGCCTGCAGAAAAGCCAAAGTGCAGCCCGCTGATGCGCAGCATGGTGGGCAAATTGGGCAAGTGGGTATCTCCGGCATTCATGTGGGTGGTCGCGAAGGTTGAGAGTTCGGGCGAAAATGCGAGAACCCGATTCTCCCTTACCTTTTCCTCTTCAAGTGACTGCTGTGCCCGCTCCATCTCTGGACTATCTGATTTTTGACTACAGCGAAGACGAAGAAGGCAACGGCACCTGGGATGCCATGGCCAGTGTTTCCGCTGCGCGTCTGTCTGCGCTGACGGCCGAAATCGCGTCCGTTCTGGCATGGGCCAACCGCGCCTTTCCCGGCCAGCGTGCGGCCATAGAGGATGGTGGCGATTGGGATTTCGATCTTCAGGCGCAGGACGATTCCGGCGATTCGCTGATTGCCGATGTCGATGCGCGAGCAGGCCATGTGCAGATCGCCGCAGCACCTGCCGGAAACACCAACGTCACGCTGACGATTTCAGGCAGCGCGGCTTTTGCGGATGCATTCCGCGAAGCCTTCAATCTGGACGCCGACTGAACAATCGCCCCATCCACAGTGACGCTCAGCGCACGGTGGTCGCACTCTCTTCCCAGCTCCCCGCCACGTTCTTGAGCAGCGTGTTCACCGCCGCCAGTCTGCGGTTGCGCACATCGATCAGATTGCGCTCGGCGCTCAACACCGAGGTCTGCGCGGTCAGCACATTCAAGTAGGCAACGATGCCTGCCTTGTACTGGTTGTTCGCCACGGTCAGCGCCTTGCGCGCGGCAGCAGCGGCTTCGGTCTGCACCTGCAATTCTCTGGTCAGCGAGTCCGCAATGACCAGGTTGTCTTCGACCTCCTGCAATGCGGTGATGACCGTTTGCCGGTAAGTGGCCGACGTCAGATCGAGTTGTGCGCGTGCCGATTCGACGGCTGCGCTGCGCGCACCTCCATCGAAAATCGCCAAGGCCAGTGCAGGACCCAACGACCAGAAAAGATTCGGCGCGCTGAGTAGATTCGACAATTCCGAAGCCCGATAACCCGTGCTGGCCGACAAGCTGAGCGACGGAAAATACGCGGCACGCGCCACGCCGATCTGCGCATTCGCTGCGGCCACGCTGCGTTCGGCAGCGGCAATGTCAGGGCGCTTTTCCAGCAATTGCGAAGCCAGCACGGCAGGCACTGCCGGAGGCGCGGGCAGCTCGGCCGATTCGGGCAAGCTGAACGTGGCAGGCACCTTGCCCAACAGCGCGGCGAGCGCATGCTCGTACTGCGCACGCGTGGATTGCGATTCGATCAGTTGGGCCTCGGTGCTTTTGTATTGCGATTCGGCCTGCGCCACATCCGCCGACGATGCCACGCCCGCCTTGTAGCGGTTCTTCGTGAGTTGCCAGCTTTGCTCGTAAGCCTCCAGCGTCTGCTTGAGCAGGCGCTGCGATGCCTCGGATGCGCGCAGTGAAAAATAGGTTTGCGCAACCGATGCTTCGAGCGACAGACGCGCGGCGGCCAGATCGTATTCGCTGGCTTGGGCATTGGCTTCGCTCGCGCTGACCTGACCTGCGACGCGGCCCCACAGATCGACCTCCCAGCTCGCATTCAAACCGAGCGAGTAGCTGTTGGCGATGGTGCCGCTACGCGCCACGGTTTCGCCCGTGGTCGAATCGGTGTAGTTGCCACCCGCAGACTTGGAACGCGTTCCGCTGCCGCTCGTGCCTATGGTCGGAAACAGCGAAGAGCGACTGCTGGCAACCGAGGCCTTGGCCGATCGCACACGCGCCGCCGCCTGCGCGAGCGTCTGGCTTCCCGCCTGCGCCTCGTCCTGCAACCGGTTGAGCGTGGTGTCGCCATACAGCGTCCACCACTGTGCGGGAACCGAGGCCGCGCCTGCATTGCGCGCGGGTTGCCACAGGCCGGATTCGGTGCTCAGCTTCGCGGCTTCCTTGAACTGATCGGGCACATCCAGCGATGGGCGTTGATAAGGCTCCTGTGTGGAGCAGCCTGCGAGCAGCAGCGCCACGGTCAGCAGGCTCAATGCAAACGGTTTGGTCATTCTTTTTGGATGGTGAATTTTCACGGTCGTTCATTCCCCCGTTTGAATCGCTGGTTGCGAGGAATGCACTGCGCCCGCACCGCGCAGCCATGCGGGACGGTGGGCCCAGCCGCGCACGACGCGATGGCGTGCACGCTCCAGCAGCACGTAGACAACCGGCGTGGTGTAGAGCGTGAGCAACTGGCTGACCAGCAGCCCGCCCACGATCGCAATGCCCAGAGGCTGGCGCAGCTCGGCACCATCGCCCCGTCCGAGCATCAACGGCAGCGCGCCGAAGATGGCCGCCATGCTGGTCATGAGAATCGGGCGCAGGCGCAGATCGCAGGCACGGTAGATGGCTTGCGCGGGCGTTGCGTGCCCGCCCTTTTCGCGCTCCAGCGCGAAGTCGATCATCATGATGGCGTTCTTCTTGACCAGCCCGATCAACAGAATCACGCCGATGAAGGCGATCAGCGAAAACTCGGTCTTGAACAGCATCAGCGCAAGCAGCGCGCCCACGCCCGCCGACGGCAACGTGGACAGAATCGTGAGCGGGTGCACGAGGTTTTCGTACAGGATGCCAAGCACCAGATAGATCGTGATGATGGCCGCGAGAATCAGCAGCGGCTGCCCGGCAAGCGCCTGCTGAAAAGCGCCCGCCGTGCCGCTGAAACTGCCGCGCACCGACACCGGCACACCCAGTTCCGCCACGGCCTTGCGGATCGCGTCGTTGGCCTGCGACAGCGACACATTGGGCGCGAGGCTGTAGCTCACCGTGCTGGCGGGCGTTCCGCCCTGATGGCTGACCGACAGCGGAGTGTTGGTCGTCGTGATCTTGGCGAATGAGGTGAGCGGCACCTGCTGCCCGTCCTTGTTCACGAAGAAGAATCCGCGCAGCGTCTCCGGGCTCTGCAGAAAGCGCGGCGCGGCCTCCATCACCACACGGTACTGGTTGAGCGGGTTGTAGATCACACCCACCTGCCGCTGACCGAATGCGTCGTTCAATGTCGCGTCGATCTGCGACATGGTCAGGCCGAGCTTGGATGCGGCATCGCGGTCCACGACCAACGAGGTCTGCATTCCGTAATCCTGCACGTCGCTGTTCACATCTTCCAATTCGGGCAGCGTGGAAAGCACCTGACGGATGCGTGGCTCCCATGTCCGCAGGTCCTGAATTTCGTCGGCCTGCAGCGTGTATTCATAAGAGCCCGCGCTCTGGCGACCGCCGATGCGGATGTCCGTTTGCTTGAACATGAACAGCCGCGCGCCGGGCTCGTTCTTGAGCTTTTCGCGCAGGCGGTTGATCACCTCGTCACTCGACACCTTGCGCTCGGCCAGCGGCTTGAGCGACATGAACATGTTGGCCGAATTGCGCTGGCCACCGCCGGTGAAACCGGTCACGTACTCCACCGCAGGGTCTTGCTGCACGATGTCCAGAAAGCGTTTGATGCGGCGTTCCATGGCCTGGAACGATGTCGCCTGATCCGCGCGGATGAAGCCCATCACGCGGCCTGTGTCCTGATCGGGGATGAAGCCTTTTTCGATCACGCGGTAGAGCTGCACGTTCAGCACGATCACGCCGAGCAGCACCAGAATCACCAGCGGTTGGTGACGCAGGCACCATGCCAGCGTCTTGCGATACACGCGCATGGAGCCGCGCTCCAATCGGCCGATGGCGGCGGAAAAACGGTCCCACGCGCGCATCCAACGGCCACGCGGTTTCGTCTGTTTTTCTTCCTCTTTGGGATCGCGCAGCAGCGCCGCGCACATCATTGGCGTGGTGGTGAGCGACACCAGCATGGACACCAGAATCGCCGCCGACATGACCACCGCAAACTCGCGAAAGAACCGCCCGACGATGCCGCCCATGAACATGATGGGAACGAACACGGCGATCAGCGAAATGCTCATCGACACCACGGTGAAGCCGATTTCGCGCGCACCATCGAGCGCCGCGCGCACGGCGGACTTGCCGCGTTCCATGTGGCGCATCACGTTCTCGACAACGACGATGGCGTCATCCACCACAAAGCCGGTCGCCACCGTGAGCGCCATCAGCGAGAGATTGTCGAGCGTGTAGCCGCACAGGTACATCACGCCGAACGTGCCCGTGAGCGAGACCGGCACGGCCACCGCCGGAATCACCGTCGCGCGCCATTTCCGCAGAAACAGGAACACCACCAGAATCACCAGCGCAATCGATATGACGAGCGAGCGTTCCACCTCCACCACCGACGCACGCAGCGTGGGCGTGCGGTCGGAGACGATGGTCAGATCGATGGCCGCCGGAATCGACGCCTTCAGTTGCGGCAGCAGCGCGCGCACGCGGGTCACGGCTTCGAGGATGTTGGAATCCGGCTGTTTGAACACCTGCAGCAAGATGGCGGGCTTGCCGTTCATGACGCCGTAGGTGCGCACATCCTGCACCGAGTCGCTCACGTCGGCCACATCGGACAGGCGAATCGCATTGCCTTCGGACCAGCGCAGCACCAGCGGCGCGTAGTCCGCCGCCACACGCGCCTGGTCGTTGGTCGCCACTTGCCAGTAGTGGTCTTCACGCTCGACCGCACCCAAGGGCCGGTTGGCGTTGGTGTTGGAAATCGCGGTGCGCACCGTCTCCAGCGACACGCCGTTTGCGGCAAGTCGGACAGGGTCCAGCTCCACACGCACGGCTGGCAATGCGCCGCCTTGAATCGATGCCTGCCCCACGCCTTCCACCTGCGAGAGCTTCTGCGCGAGCACGGTCGAGGCCGCGTCGTACATCTGCCCGCGCGTGAGCGAATCGGAGGTCAGCGCAATCATCAGAATCGGCGCATCGGCCGGGTTCACCTTGCGGTAGGTCGGATTGCTCGGCATGCCCGATGGCAGCAGCATGCGTGATGCGTTGATCGCTGCCTGCACATCGCGCGCCGCGCTGTCCACGGTGCGCGTCAAATCGAACTGCAAAGTGATGCGCGTGCTGCCGAGGCTGGAGCTCGACGTCATCTCGTTCACACCCGCAATCGCACCCAGCGCTCTTTCGAGCGGCGTGGCGACGGTTGCGGCCATGGTGTCAGGCGCTGCGCCGGGCAGGCTGGCGGTGACCGAGATCGTCGGATTGTCCACCTGCGGCAGCGGGGCGACCGGCAGCAGAAAGTACGAAATGCCACCCGCGAGCGCGAGGCCAATCGTCAGCAACATCGTGGCGATGGGCCTGAAGATGAACGGCGTCGACAGGCTGGACCAGCTCTTCATGGAGCTTCTCCCAAGCGGCGTTCTTCTTCCTCTTGCTCGGGATGGTGGAGCTTCACTGGCGGCAGACCGCGCTTGACACGCCAGCGCTCCACCCAGCCTTCAAACGTCAGATAGATCACCGGCGTAGTGAACAGCGTGAGCAACTGGCTGACGATCAAACCGCCCACCAAAGTCACGCCCAGCGGATGGCGCAGCTCGCTGCCCACGCCTGTGCCCAGCATCAGCGGCAAAGCGCCGAGCAAGGCCGCCAGCGTGGTCATCAGGATCGGACGAAAGCGCAGCAGACAGGCCTGGAAGATCGCATCGTGCGCGTTCTTGCCTTCCTCGCGTTGGGCCTCCAGCGCGAAGTCGATCATCATGATCGCGTTCTTCTTGACAATGCCGATCAGCAGCACGATGCCGATGATGGCGATGATGTCGAGATCGAGCCCGAACAGCAGCAACGCAAGCAACGCCCCCACTGCGGCAGACGGCAAGGTCGAGAGAATCGTGACCGGGTGGATGGTGCTTTCATACAGCACGCCCAGCACGATGTACATGGTGACAACCGCCGCGAGCACGAGCAGCAGCGTGCTCGACAAGGACGCCTGGAACGCAAGCGCCGCGCCCTGAAAGTTTGCATCGACCGAGAGAGGCAACCTGGCTTCGTCGCGCATGGTCTTCATCACGTCCTGCACCGCCTTCACCGCATGGCCCAGCGACACACCGGGCGCTGTGTTGAACGAGATCGTCGCGGCAGGCAGCTGCCCCACGTGGTTCACCGACAGCGCCATGCTGCGCTCTTCGATGGTGGCAACCGATGTGAGCGGCACCGGAGCACCAGCGGACGAAGCGACATAGATGGACTGCAGCGCTTCGGGCCCGATCTTGAATTGCGGGGCGACTTCCAGCACCACGCGATACTGATTCGACTGCGTGAAGATCGTGGAGATCAAGCGCTGACCAAACGCGTTGTACAACGCCGTGTCGATGCCCGACACCGTCACACCCAGACGACTGGCCTGCGCACGGTCGATCTTCACATAGGCCTGCTTGCCCTGGCTCTGCAGATCGGTGCTCACATCGAGCAACTGGCTCAGGCCCTGCATGCGTGTGACCAGTTCCTTGGTGCTCGAAGACAGCACATCCATGTCGGGCGAGGACAGCAGCAACTGGTACTGCGTGCGCGCCTGGCGGTCTTCGATGGTCAGGTCCTGCACGGGTTGCGCGAACAGGCGAATGCCCGGCACCTGATTGGCATCGTCGGACAGGCGGCGCACCACAGCCGCCACGCCATCACGCTGCGCATGCGGTTTCAGATCGATCAGCAGACGGCCCGTGTTGAGCGTGGTGTTCGTGCCGTCCACGCCGATGAACGACGAGATGGATTGCACGGCCGGGTCCTTGAGCAACTGATCGACCAGCGCCTGTTGACGCTCGCCCATCGCGGCAAACGAGATCGATTGATCGGCCTCGGTCGTCGCCTGAATCGTGCCGGTGTCCTGCTCGGGAAAGAAACCCTTGGGCACGGCAAAGTACAGCAACACGGTGACTGCGAGCGTCGCCAGAAAAACGATCCAGGTGAGGCCGCGATGATCGAGCACCCAGCTCAGCATGCGGCCGTATTTTTCGATCATGCCGTCGAAGAATCGACCCGTGGCGTTGTACAGGCGGCCATGGCTTTCTTCGGGCGTGTGCTTGAGCAGACGCGCGCAGAGCATGGGCGTCAACGTGAGCGAGACGATGGCCGAGATCAGGATGGACACGGCCATGGTGATCGCGAATTCGTGGAACAGACGCCCCACCACATCGCCCATGAACAGCAACGGAATCAGCACCGCGATCAGCGAGATCGTCAGCGAGATGATGGTGAAGCCGATCTGCTTGGCGCCCTTGAGCGCGGCCTGCATGGGTGGCTCACCCTTCTCCACATAGCGTGCGATGTTCTCGATCATCACGATGGCGTCGTCCACCACAAAGCCGGTGGAAATCGTGAGCGCCATGAGCGTCAAATTGTTGATCGAAAAGCCCGCGAGATACATCACGCCGAAGGTGCCGACCAGCGACAGCGGCACGGCAAAGCTCGGAATCAACGTGGCCGATGCGCTGCGCAGAAAAACGAAAATCACCGCCACCACCAGTGCAATCGCGAGGAACAATTCCACCTGCATGTCCTCGACCGATGCGCGGATCGTCACCGTGCGGTCGGTGAGGATCTGCACGTCGAGCGATGCGGGCAAGGTTTCCTTCAACTGCGGCAGCAGCGCCTTGATCGCATCGACGGTCTGGATCACGTTCGCGCCGGGCTGGCGACGGATGTTGAGAATCACCCCGGCTTGCGCGCCCTGCTCGGGATTCGCGGCCCATGCGGCGAGACGCGTGTTCTCGGCCTCGTCCACCGTGTTCGCCACATCGGACAGACGAATCGGGTTGCCATTCTTGAACGCGATGACGAGATTGCGGTACTCCGATGCGGATTGAAGCTGGTCGTTCGCATCGATGGTCGATGCGCGGTCCGGCCCGTCGAAGCCGCCCTTCGCGCCCTTCACGTTGGCGGCGGCAATGGCGGAGCGCACATCTTCCAGCGTCATGCCGTAACTGGCCAGCGCCGTGGGATTGGCCTGAATGCGAACCGCAGGACGACGCCCGCCCGCAATCGCCACCAGCCCCACGCCCTTGACCTGCGAGAGCTTGGGCGCAAGGCGGTTCTCGACCAGATCATTGACGCGGATGACGGGCAGCGACGGCGAGGTGATGGCAAGCGTGAGAATCGGCGCATCCGCCGGATTGACCTTGCTGTAGGTCGGCGGCATGGGCAGGTCGCTGGGCAGCAGGTTCGAACCTGCGTTGATGGCCGCTTGCACCTGCTGCTCGGCCACGTCCATCGACATGTCGAGCGAAAAACGCAGGCTGATGACCGACGCACCGCCCGAGCTGACGGACGACATCTGGTCGAGCCCCGGCATTTGCCCGAACTGGCGCTCCAGCGGCGCGGTGACGTTCGAGGTCATCACGTCCGGGCTCGCGCCGGGATAGAGCGTGGTGACTTCGATGGTGGGATAGTCGACCTGCGGCAGCGACGAAATCGGCAGCAGGCGGTAAGCCAGAACGCCCGAGATCAGCACCGCCACCATCAACAGAATGGTGGCAATGGGCCGCAGGATGAAGAGACGCGAGAGATTCATGTGGGCTGCCCGTTGTGGTGCTGGTGCTGCGTTGGTGGCCAGTGGCTACGCATCACCGGTTCAACGGCTGGCCGCAGATGCCGGCGCTGCGGCAGGCGCTTCATGCGATGCGCCACCAGCCCCACCACCACGCGGGCCGGATGCGCCGGATGCGCGCTCGCGCGGTGCGGAGGCTGCGCCTTCGGGGCCACTGGCACCACCACCTGCGGCATTGCGCTCCTCGCGCATTTTCTGGAAGAAGGCCTTGCGCTCTTCGGGCGTCATGTTCGCCACCTTGGCACGCACTTCGGGTGGCAGATTGCGCGGCATGCGCGGCGCACCGGCCGCGTTCTGCACGGCTTGATCCACCTGATTGACCTTGTCAGATGCAATGATGGAAACCTGCGCGCCTTCGCGCAGGCGGTCGATGCCGTCGGTCACCACGCGGTCGCCGGGCTGCAGATCACCACGCACGCTCACGCGGTCGCCATCGGTCACGCCCACGGTGATCTTGCGCTGGGTGACGGTGTTGTCATCCTTCACCAGATAGACGTAGTTGTTCTGCACCGCGGTAACGGGCACGGTGACCACGTTTTCCAGCAGGTTGACCTGCAGCTTCACGTTGACAAACTGGTTGGCGAACAGCTTGGCGTCCGCGTTGTCGAACGCTGCCTTGGCCTTGACCGTGCCGGTGGTCGTGTCGATGGTGTTGTCGAGCGCGTTCAGCTTGCCTTTGGCGAGCATCTGTTTCTGGTCGCGGTCCCACAGCTCGACCGGCAAATCCTGCTTGTCGGCGATGCGGCGCGACAGCGTGCTCACATGCGCCTCGGGCAGCGAGAACACCGCGTCGATGGGCTTGATCTGTGTGATCGTGACGAGGCCGTTGGCATCCGACGCGTTCACCACATTGCCCAGATCGGCCTGCCGCAAACCCAGCCTGCCGGAGATCGGCGCGGTCACTCGCGTGTAGCTCAGTTGCAGCTTGGCGGCGTCGACCTGCGCCTTGTCGGAGGCGACCGTGCCTTCATATTGACGCACCAGCGCGGCCTGCGTGTCGACCTGCTGGTTGGCGATCGAATCCTGCGCCTGCAATTCCTTGTAGCGCTGCAAGTCGAGCTGCGCGTTCTTCAACAGCGCCTGATCGCGCTGGTAAGTGCCCTGCACTTGGTCGAGGGTCGCCTGAAAGCTGCGTGGATCGATTTCTGCCAGCAACTGCCCGGCCTTCACATCGTCGCCTTCCTTGAAATGCAGCTTGATCAGCTCACCGCTCACCTTCGCCCGCACGACGGCCGTGGCACGCGCGCTCATGGTGCCGATGGCGTTGACCAGCACGCGCATGTCGCGCTGATCCACCACCCCCGCCGAAACCGGCTGCGCC
This genomic stretch from Diaphorobacter sp. HDW4B harbors:
- a CDS encoding multidrug efflux RND transporter permease subunit; translation: MNLSRLFILRPIATILLMVAVLISGVLAYRLLPISSLPQVDYPTIEVTTLYPGASPDVMTSNVTAPLERQFGQMPGLDQMSSVSSGGASVISLRFSLDMSMDVAEQQVQAAINAGSNLLPSDLPMPPTYSKVNPADAPILTLAITSPSLPVIRVNDLVENRLAPKLSQVKGVGLVAIAGGRRPAVRIQANPTALASYGMTLEDVRSAIAAANVKGAKGGFDGPDRASTIDANDQLQSASEYRNLVIAFKNGNPIRLSDVANTVDEAENTRLAAWAANPEQGAQAGVILNIRRQPGANVIQTVDAIKALLPQLKETLPASLDVQILTDRTVTIRASVEDMQVELFLAIALVVAVIFVFLRSASATLIPSFAVPLSLVGTFGVMYLAGFSINNLTLMALTISTGFVVDDAIVMIENIARYVEKGEPPMQAALKGAKQIGFTIISLTISLIAVLIPLLFMGDVVGRLFHEFAITMAVSILISAIVSLTLTPMLCARLLKHTPEESHGRLYNATGRFFDGMIEKYGRMLSWVLDHRGLTWIVFLATLAVTVLLYFAVPKGFFPEQDTGTIQATTEADQSISFAAMGERQQALVDQLLKDPAVQSISSFIGVDGTNTTLNTGRLLIDLKPHAQRDGVAAVVRRLSDDANQVPGIRLFAQPVQDLTIEDRQARTQYQLLLSSPDMDVLSSSTKELVTRMQGLSQLLDVSTDLQSQGKQAYVKIDRAQASRLGVTVSGIDTALYNAFGQRLISTIFTQSNQYRVVLEVAPQFKIGPEALQSIYVASSAGAPVPLTSVATIEERSMALSVNHVGQLPAATISFNTAPGVSLGHAVKAVQDVMKTMRDEARLPLSVDANFQGAALAFQASLSSTLLLVLAAVVTMYIVLGVLYESTIHPVTILSTLPSAAVGALLALLLFGLDLDIIAIIGIVLLIGIVKKNAIMMIDFALEAQREEGKNAHDAIFQACLLRFRPILMTTLAALLGALPLMLGTGVGSELRHPLGVTLVGGLIVSQLLTLFTTPVIYLTFEGWVERWRVKRGLPPVKLHHPEQEEEERRLGEAP
- a CDS encoding MdtA/MuxA family multidrug efflux RND transporter periplasmic adaptor subunit, which produces MPYRPLPARSNVPYARSQSISRGRARTGLIVAVAAIALAAGGGYWLYQKKNAAGTSTAAAGAPTAGGAAGARSGPRGAQGGSQAQPVSAGVVDQRDMRVLVNAIGTMSARATAVVRAKVSGELIKLHFKEGDDVKAGQLLAEIDPRSFQATLDQVQGTYQRDQALLKNAQLDLQRYKELQAQDSIANQQVDTQAALVRQYEGTVASDKAQVDAAKLQLSYTRVTAPISGRLGLRQADLGNVVNASDANGLVTITQIKPIDAVFSLPEAHVSTLSRRIADKQDLPVELWDRDQKQMLAKGKLNALDNTIDTTTGTVKAKAAFDNADAKLFANQFVNVKLQVNLLENVVTVPVTAVQNNYVYLVKDDNTVTQRKITVGVTDGDRVSVRGDLQPGDRVVTDGIDRLREGAQVSIIASDKVNQVDQAVQNAAGAPRMPRNLPPEVRAKVANMTPEERKAFFQKMREERNAAGGGASGPEGAASAPRERASGASGPRGGGAGGASHEAPAAAPASAASR